A genome region from Brassica oleracea var. oleracea cultivar TO1000 chromosome C2, BOL, whole genome shotgun sequence includes the following:
- the LOC106320777 gene encoding uncharacterized protein LOC106320777 — MKACNFMCPSAPPTSTPFPHLRTYTSRAAPSLQVKSFQRGDFDRFADNIKSGKAWRDAWRTANDGFEQFVFEAKKTAERIDREYAVSRRLSSAASSAGDRAREIDREYGISPRVRTLSADFSRNFPKYRKQFSDFLNTPLGGSFATIFFLWFALSGWLFRVIIVATWVLPIAGPLLIGAVANNFVIKGECPACKRQFIGYKNQVIRCEGCRNIVWQPQGDFFSRDGSNNSSSSNKGNSKKPPKSQIIDVDFEEK; from the exons ATGAAGGCTTGCAATTTCATGTGCCCTTCCGCCCCGCCCACCTCCACGCCTTTTCCGCACCTTCGCACGTACACCTCACGCGCCGCCCCTTCGCTGCAGGTGAAGTCCTTCCAGCGCGGCGACTTCGACCGTTTCGCCGATAACATCAAGTCGGGCAAGGCTTGGAGAGACGCGTGGCGGACCGCCAACGATGGATTCGAGCAATTCGTCTTCGAGGCTAAGAAAACGGCCGAGCGAATCGACCGTGAGTACGCCGTCTCTCGCCGTTTAAGCTCCGCCGCAAGCTCTGCCGGGGACCGTGCTCGGGAGATTGATCGTGAGTATGGGATTAGCCCACGTGTCAGGACATTATCCGCCGATTTTAGTAGAAATTTCCCCAAG TACAGGAAGCAGTTCAGTGACTTCTTGAATACACCTCTCGGTGGAAGTTTTGCT ACTATTTTCTTTCTTTGGTTTGCTCTCTCTGGATGGCTGTTCCGAGTGATTATAGTCGCCACATGGGTTCTTCCCATTGCTGGTCCTCTTCTCATTGGTGCAGTCGCCAATAACTTCGTCATCAAG GGAGAATGCCCAGCGTGTAAGAGGCAGTTCATAGGATACAAGAACCAAGTGATCAGATGCGAGGGATGTAGGAACATCGTGTGGCAGCCACAAGGCGATTTCTTCTCAAGAGACGGTAGCAACAACAGTAGCAGCAGCAACAAGGGTAACTCTAAAAAGCCGCCTAAGTCCCAAATTATCGATGTCGATTTTGAGGAGAAGTGA